One genomic segment of Prochlorococcus marinus str. MIT 0919 includes these proteins:
- a CDS encoding DUF1651 domain-containing protein, whose protein sequence is MIPNGWLIDPKGKCLLLFQKEPMGLKGSPKIFMDKWDSTSQGTPSKFRNRRKVDIQPAIETWNELIGNGWRHLQFHDLVA, encoded by the coding sequence ATGATTCCAAACGGATGGCTTATAGACCCAAAAGGTAAATGCTTATTGCTATTCCAAAAAGAGCCTATGGGCCTCAAAGGATCACCTAAAATCTTTATGGACAAGTGGGATTCAACCTCTCAGGGAACACCTTCAAAATTCAGAAATAGAAGGAAAGTTGATATTCAGCCAGCAATAGAGACATGGAACGAGCTGATAGGAAATGGCTGGAGACACCTTCAATTCCACGATCTAGTTGCTTAA
- a CDS encoding TIGR02450 family Trp-rich protein, translating into MRWPPNKAWTSLQKREGYRHFEVKHYGGKGAKRWIELFSVLQKEFSIIVSIAELKDKNVWESGWCQLPEDESCHSRKNDNTNFLVDS; encoded by the coding sequence ATGAGATGGCCACCTAATAAAGCTTGGACTTCTTTGCAAAAGCGAGAAGGGTATCGCCACTTCGAGGTGAAACATTATGGTGGCAAGGGAGCTAAACGATGGATAGAGCTATTTTCAGTCCTTCAAAAAGAATTCTCAATCATAGTTTCTATAGCTGAGCTAAAGGACAAAAATGTATGGGAAAGTGGTTGGTGCCAGTTGCCTGAAGATGAAAGTTGTCACTCAAGAAAAAATGACAATACTAACTTTTTAGTCGACAGCTAG
- a CDS encoding protein adenylyltransferase SelO, with product MSSSSSMLESPKTKTFKEFSQRADYSLLDSLQADPHATADGHDHRPRQVFSGHYVPVTPTAIQAPEYISHSKCLFDELGLSYELAFDEKFRRLFSGDITVALQPMRPFGWATGYALSIYGTEYIQQCPFGTGNGYGDGRAISVFEGLFNGKRWEMQLKGGGPTPYCRGADGRAVLRSSVREFLAQEYMQALGIPTSRSLTLYVSRSETVRRPWYSQDSTSIDPDIMVDNPVAITTRVAPSFLRVGQLELFARRARSNTHKGSLNELQMIVKHLIARNYQQAIDPRLAFIDQVVELAHLFRERLSSLVANWIRVGYCQGNFNSDNCAAGGFTLDYGPFGFCELFHPKFQPWTGGGEHFSFFNQMAAAEANYQMFCSAIRPLLVGNKKALVSLDQIREGFAEAMKQQIEAMWVKKLGLFSYDETLVNELLQLMFLSKVDFTIFFRKLSFLPDELTPLKDSFYMASSDEIDSQWNRWLKRWRNHIAKNCDMRITAEAMKRVNPKYTWREWLIAPAYQKAEQGDYSLIKEVQDVLRNPYDEQTTEVERKYDRRKPFEFFNAGGVSHYSCSS from the coding sequence ATGTCCTCCTCCTCGAGCATGCTCGAATCGCCGAAAACTAAAACTTTTAAAGAGTTTTCACAACGTGCTGACTATTCGCTTTTGGATTCACTCCAAGCGGATCCTCATGCGACTGCGGATGGGCACGATCATCGCCCTCGCCAAGTCTTTTCAGGCCATTATGTGCCTGTTACCCCTACAGCTATTCAAGCGCCGGAATACATTTCTCATAGTAAATGCTTGTTTGATGAACTTGGCTTGAGCTATGAGCTAGCTTTTGATGAAAAATTTCGCCGTCTATTTTCCGGGGACATCACAGTTGCACTACAGCCAATGCGACCGTTTGGTTGGGCGACGGGCTATGCTCTTTCGATCTATGGCACGGAATATATACAGCAGTGCCCATTTGGAACGGGCAATGGATACGGCGATGGCCGTGCGATCTCGGTCTTTGAAGGCCTCTTCAACGGCAAACGCTGGGAGATGCAATTGAAAGGCGGCGGGCCGACCCCCTATTGCCGAGGTGCTGATGGACGTGCCGTTCTCCGTTCAAGCGTGCGCGAGTTTTTAGCGCAGGAGTATATGCAGGCGCTTGGAATACCGACTTCACGTTCTCTCACATTGTATGTGTCTCGATCTGAAACAGTTCGTAGGCCTTGGTATTCTCAGGACTCCACGTCTATCGACCCCGATATTATGGTGGACAATCCTGTGGCGATCACAACACGAGTGGCACCCTCGTTTTTACGTGTTGGGCAACTTGAGCTTTTCGCTCGTCGTGCACGTAGCAATACACATAAGGGTTCTTTGAACGAGTTACAGATGATCGTAAAGCACCTTATTGCGAGGAACTACCAGCAGGCGATTGATCCAAGACTTGCTTTTATAGATCAAGTGGTGGAGTTGGCGCATTTGTTTCGCGAACGACTGTCATCATTGGTAGCCAATTGGATACGAGTTGGCTATTGCCAGGGTAATTTTAATAGTGATAACTGCGCCGCGGGTGGCTTCACCCTCGACTACGGTCCCTTCGGATTCTGTGAATTGTTCCACCCTAAATTCCAACCCTGGACCGGAGGGGGCGAACACTTTTCATTCTTCAACCAAATGGCTGCTGCTGAAGCTAATTACCAGATGTTTTGCTCAGCGATACGTCCCTTGCTTGTTGGTAACAAGAAGGCTCTTGTCAGTCTCGACCAGATCCGAGAGGGGTTTGCGGAAGCAATGAAGCAGCAAATAGAGGCAATGTGGGTTAAGAAGCTCGGCCTGTTTAGTTATGACGAAACCTTGGTCAATGAACTTCTGCAACTGATGTTTCTCTCAAAGGTCGACTTCACGATCTTTTTTCGAAAGCTGTCTTTTCTTCCAGATGAACTTACACCTTTAAAAGACAGCTTTTACATGGCTAGTTCTGATGAGATCGATTCCCAGTGGAATCGCTGGCTGAAACGGTGGCGTAATCACATCGCAAAGAATTGCGATATGAGAATTACAGCTGAAGCTATGAAACGTGTTAACCCGAAGTACACCTGGCGTGAATGGTTGATCGCGCCTGCTTACCAGAAGGCTGAACAAGGAGATTACAGCCTGATCAAGGAGGTTCAGGATGTGCTTAGGAATCCCTATGACGAGCAAACAACTGAGGTGGAGAGGAAGTACGATAGACGAAAACCTTTTGAATTCTTTAATGCTGGCGGAGTATCTCATTACAGTTGTTCATCTTGA
- a CDS encoding DUF1330 domain-containing protein, with the protein MDKKGAKGYWISTSTIINQDLFSEYVEKVGPWLKKIGGEVFAKDTEPQGKEQTQLANLAVICEFPSMRAAVEAYESVEYQELSKIRKAATENATFTIMEGMDEATKLRRAMGK; encoded by the coding sequence ATGGACAAAAAAGGTGCCAAAGGTTATTGGATCTCAACTTCAACAATTATTAATCAAGACCTCTTTTCTGAATACGTAGAAAAGGTAGGGCCTTGGCTAAAAAAAATTGGCGGTGAAGTATTCGCAAAAGATACTGAGCCTCAAGGCAAAGAACAAACTCAGTTAGCAAACCTAGCAGTAATTTGTGAATTTCCTTCAATGCGTGCAGCAGTTGAAGCTTATGAATCAGTGGAATATCAAGAACTCAGCAAAATCCGTAAAGCTGCTACAGAGAATGCAACCTTCACGATCATGGAAGGCATGGATGAAGCAACAAAATTAAGAAGGGCTATGGGCAAATAG
- a CDS encoding thermonuclease family protein → MIKGCFGCVTDLFKIGFGALIVIVGINYYSNRSALVTIKSCYDGDTCTTTKGEKIRLACIDTPELRGSRADPVPAKAARDYLNKLVAGEQVSIRRINIDRFGRTVSEISKDRMNIQKILVSKGYAQISQRYADQCRWSR, encoded by the coding sequence ATGATTAAAGGGTGCTTCGGCTGCGTAACAGATTTGTTCAAGATTGGTTTTGGAGCTTTAATTGTTATCGTTGGGATCAATTACTACTCCAACAGAAGTGCTTTAGTAACTATTAAAAGCTGTTATGACGGTGACACTTGTACAACCACGAAAGGTGAAAAAATACGACTAGCATGTATCGATACACCTGAACTACGTGGTTCAAGAGCTGATCCTGTACCAGCAAAAGCAGCTAGAGATTATCTCAATAAGTTAGTTGCTGGCGAACAAGTTTCGATTCGCCGAATAAACATAGATCGTTTTGGACGAACAGTTTCAGAGATATCTAAAGATCGAATGAACATTCAAAAGATACTCGTCTCAAAAGGATATGCGCAAATCTCTCAACGTTATGCAGACCAATGTCGGTGGTCTAGATAA
- a CDS encoding DUF2905 domain-containing protein gives MQKLLITLGLGIAAIGVLYPYLRQLGLGQLPGDIILKVENSTFYFPIVSCIAISLLVSVLFNLFRSS, from the coding sequence ATGCAAAAACTGCTAATCACTCTCGGGCTTGGAATTGCCGCTATAGGTGTTCTCTACCCTTATTTAAGGCAATTAGGTTTAGGACAACTGCCAGGGGACATAATTCTGAAGGTAGAAAACTCAACTTTTTATTTTCCAATAGTTAGTTGCATTGCTATTAGTTTGCTTGTTTCGGTTCTCTTTAACTTGTTCCGGTCCTCCTAA
- a CDS encoding DUF1330 domain-containing protein, giving the protein MSKGYWIVTTTVTNPEGFGEYVEGFATWIESIGGKVAAKDLDAKTVEGKGGHLAVIIEFPSKEVASEAYNRADYQELSKLRWANSSDTNIIIMDASVTH; this is encoded by the coding sequence ATGTCTAAGGGGTATTGGATCGTTACAACAACAGTCACTAATCCAGAAGGGTTTGGAGAATATGTAGAAGGCTTTGCTACCTGGATTGAATCAATTGGTGGCAAGGTTGCTGCTAAAGATCTAGATGCAAAAACTGTTGAAGGTAAAGGCGGTCATCTTGCTGTGATCATTGAATTTCCATCTAAAGAAGTAGCTTCAGAGGCTTATAACAGAGCCGACTATCAAGAGTTAAGTAAATTACGCTGGGCCAACTCTAGTGATACCAACATCATAATTATGGATGCCTCAGTAACTCACTAA
- the rluF gene encoding 23S rRNA pseudouridine(2604) synthase RluF, with amino-acid sequence MATRINKYLSEVGYCSRRVADRLIEEGKVDINGKIPEMGTKVEEGDQVTVEGQRIEKSTNPKNIYLAFNKPVGIVCTTDRRVEPDNIIDFIKYPTRIFPIGRLDKPSEGLIFLTNDGDIVNKILRARNNHEKEYIVSVNRPINRDFIQNMSNGVKILETITKNCFVKQLGAKKFKIILTQGLNRQVRRMCESLGYRVQSLKRVRIMNIKLDVPTGKYREFTKEELLELNRLLENSSKTFD; translated from the coding sequence ATGGCTACCAGAATAAATAAATATTTAAGTGAAGTCGGTTACTGTTCTAGAAGAGTCGCAGATAGACTAATTGAAGAAGGAAAAGTAGACATTAATGGTAAAATTCCAGAAATGGGTACCAAGGTAGAGGAAGGTGATCAAGTAACAGTTGAAGGTCAAAGAATAGAAAAATCAACGAACCCAAAAAACATATACTTAGCCTTTAATAAACCTGTTGGAATTGTTTGCACAACCGATAGAAGAGTAGAACCCGACAATATTATAGATTTCATTAAATATCCTACAAGAATTTTTCCTATTGGAAGATTGGATAAGCCCAGTGAGGGATTGATTTTTTTAACTAACGATGGAGATATCGTAAATAAAATACTCAGAGCAAGAAATAATCATGAAAAAGAATACATCGTAAGCGTTAATCGTCCGATTAATAGAGACTTTATTCAAAATATGAGTAATGGAGTTAAAATATTAGAAACCATAACTAAGAATTGTTTCGTAAAACAATTGGGGGCAAAAAAATTTAAAATTATACTCACTCAAGGACTTAACCGTCAGGTTAGGAGAATGTGTGAGTCCTTAGGCTACAGAGTACAATCATTAAAGCGTGTAAGAATTATGAATATTAAGTTAGACGTACCAACAGGAAAATATCGCGAATTTACCAAAGAAGAACTCTTAGAATTAAATAGATTACTCGAAAACTCTTCAAAAACATTTGACTAA